The Ziziphus jujuba cultivar Dongzao chromosome 7, ASM3175591v1 genome includes a region encoding these proteins:
- the LOC107425001 gene encoding U-box domain-containing protein 30 has protein sequence MPMFQPSKRDGVVGFDGGGDGHILDLDTAVKDGVLGGVDGGVVGAGVGEKLDLKKMIEELDLSEVPSVFICPISLEPMQDPVTRCTGQTYERSNILKWFNLGHLTCPTTMQELWDDSITPNSTLYHLTYTWFSQKYLLMKKRSEDVQGRASELLETLKKVKGQARVQALKELQQVVGTHATARKTVIDEGGIAQISSLLGPFTSHAVGSEAIAILANLSLDSESKTNLMQPAKISIMVDILNEGSIETKINCTRLIETLMEEKDFRSEIVSSHSLLVGLMRLVKDKRHKNGILSGLSLLRTICLHKEVRGLIVRIGAVSQLVELLPALDPECLELALFILDALSSLQEGRLALKDCSNTIPNMVRLLMRISESCTQYALSILWSVCKLAPEECSSVAVEAGLAAKLLLVIQSGCSSVLKQRSAELLKLCSLNYSDTIFISKCKLTRTIQ, from the coding sequence ATGCCGATGTTTCAGCCCTCTAAGAGGGATGGGGTAGTTGGATTCGATGGTGGTGGAGATGGGCATATTCTAGATCTGGATACTGCCGTTAAAGATGGGGTTTTGGGTGGCGTTGATGGTGGGGTTGTGGGAGCTGGAGTTGGTGAGAAATTGGATCTGAAGAAGATGATTGAAGAGCTAGACTTGTCTGAGGTTCCCTCTGTGTTTATCTGCCCAATCTCACTTGAGCCAATGCAAGATCCTGTGACCCGTTGTACCGGCCAAACATATGAGAGGTCTAACATTCTCAAATGGTTCAATTTGGGGCACCTCACTTGCCCAACTACTATGCAGGAGCTTTGGGATGATTCAATAACGCCCAATAGCACACTTTACCATCTAACCTACACTTGGTTTTCTCAGaagtatctgcttatgaaaaaGAGGTCGGAAGATGTACAGGGCAGGGCTTCGGAGCTTCTCGAGACGCTGAAGAAGGTGAAGGGTCAAGCTAGGGTGCAAGCCCTTAAGGAGCTCCAGCAAGTTGTGGGAACCCATGCCACAGCTAGGAAGACGGTGATTGATGAAGGTGGGATTGCTCAAATTTCATCTTTACTTGGCCCATTTACTTCCCATGCGGTTGGTTCCGAAGCCATTGCCATACTTGCCAACCTGAGCCTTGATTCGGAATCTAAAACGAACTTGATGCAGCCCGCGAAGATTTCGATAATGGTGGACATTTTGAATGAGGGTTCCATAGAGACGAAAATCAATTGTACAAGGTTGATTGAAACGCTGATGGAAGAGAAGGATTTTAGGTCGGAAATCGTTTCTAGCCATAGTCTACTGGTTGGATTGATGAGGTTGGTGAAAGATAAGAGACATAAAAATGGAATCTTGTCCGGACTTAGCCTCCTCAGAACTATATGTTTGCATAAGGAAGTAAGAGGTTTGATTGTGAGAATTGGAGCTGTTTCTCAATTGGTTGAATTGTTGCCTGCTTTGGATCCGGAATGCTTGGAATTAGCCCTTTTCATCTTGGACGCTTTGTCATCTCTTCAAGAGGGAAGATTAGCTTTGAAAGACTGTTCGAACACAATACCGAATATGGTGAGGCTTCTAATGAGAATTTCAGAGAGCTGCACCCAATATGCACTGTCAATCTTGTGGTCTGTCTGCAAACTTGCGCCGGAGGAATGCTCGTCGGTTGCTGTGGAAGCTGGTCTTGCGGCAAAGCTCCTCCTTGTCATCCAGAGTGGTTGCAGTTCCGTGTTGAAGCAACGGTCTGCGGAGCTTTTGAAGTTGTGCAGTCTAAATTATAGCGATACCATATTCATTTCCAAGTGCAAGCTCACAAGAACAATTCAATGA
- the LOC107425007 gene encoding U-box domain-containing protein 30, with protein MPVFQPSKRDGVVGFDGGGDGHILDLDTAIKDGVLGGVDGGVVGAGVGEKLDLKKMIEELDLSEVPSVFICPISLEPMQDPVTLCTGQTYERSNILKWFNLGHLTCPTTMQELWDDSITPNNTLYHLTYTWFSQKYLLMKKRSEDVQGRASELLKTLKKVKGQARVQALKELQQVVGAHATARKTVIDEGGIAQISSLLGPFTSHAVGSEAIAILASLSLDSESKTNLMQPAKISIMVDILNEGSIETKINCTRLIETLMEEKDSRSEIVSSHSLLVGLMRLVKDKRHKNGILSGLGLLRTICLHKEVRGLIVRIGAVSQLVELLPALDPECLELALFILDTLSSLQEGRLALKDCSNTIPNMVRLLMRISESCTQYALSILWSVCKLAPEECSSVAVEAGLAAKLLLVIQSGCSLVLKQRSAELLKLCSLNYSDTIFISKCKLTRTIQ; from the coding sequence ATGCCGGTGTTTCAACCCTCTAAGAGGGATGGGGTTGTTGGATTCGATGGTGGTGGAGATGGGCATATTCTAGATCTGGATACTGCTATTAAAGATGGGGTTTTGGGTGGCGTTGATGGTGGGGTTGTGGGAGCTGGAGTTGGTGAGAAATTGGATCTGAAGAAGATGATTGAAGAGCTAGACTTGTCTGAGGTTCCCTCTGTGTTTATCTGTCCAATCTCACTTGAGCCAATGCAAGATCCTGTGACCCTTTGTACTGGCCAAACTTATGAGAGGTCCAACATTCTCAAATGGTTCAATTTGGGGCACCTCACTTGCCCAACTACTATGCAGGAGCTTTGGGACGATTCAATAACGCCCAACAACACACTTTACCATCTAACCTACACTTGGTTTTCTCAGaagtatctgcttatgaaaaaGAGGTCGGAAGATGTACAAGGCAGGGCTTCGGAGCTTCTCAAGACGCTGAAAAAGGTGAAGGGTCAAGCGAGGGTGCAAGCCCTTAAGGAGCTCCAACAAGTTGTGGGAGCCCATGCCACAGCTAGGAAGACGGTGATTGATGAAGGTGGGATTGCTCAAATTTCATCTTTACTTGGCCCATTTACTTCCCATGCGGTTGGTTCTGAAGCCATTGCCATACTTGCCAGCCTGAGCCTTGATTCGGAATCTAAAACGAACTTGATGCAGCCCGCGAAGATTTCGATAATGGTGGACATTTTGAATGAGGGGTCTATAGAGACGAAAATCAATTGTACAAGGTTGATTGAAACGCTGATGGAAGAGAAGGATTCTAGGTCGGAAATAGTTTCTAGCCATAGTCTACTAGTTGGATTGATGAGGTTGGTGAAAGATAAGAGACATAAAAATGGAATCTTGTCCGGACTTGGCCTCCTCAGAACTATATGTTTGCATAAGGAAGTAAGAGGTTTGATTGTGAGAATTGGAGCTGTTTCTCAATTGGTTGAATTGTTGCCTGCTTTGGATCCGGAATGCTTAGAATTAGCCCTTTTCATCTTGGACACTTTGTCATCTCTTCAAGAGGGAAGATTAGCTTTGAAGGACTGTTCGAACACAATACCGAATATGGTGAGGCTTCTAATGAGAATTTCAGAGAGCTGCACCCAATATGCATTGTCAATCTTGTGGTCTGTCTGCAAACTTGCGCCGGAGGAATGCTCGTCGGTTGCTGTGGAAGCTGGTCTTGCGGCAAAGCTCCTCCTTGTCATCCAGAGTGGTTGCAGTCTCGTGTTGAAGCAACGGTCTGCGGAGCTTTTGAAGTTGTGCAGTCTAAATTATAGCGATACCATATTCATTTCCAAGTGCAAGCTCACAAGAACAATTCAATGA